Part of the Salmo trutta unplaced genomic scaffold, fSalTru1.1, whole genome shotgun sequence genome, AGACCTCTGAGACACTCCCCCCCGCCGCCTCCCCCCCTCTGACCGGCTCCTCCCACTGTGACTCGGAGCTGTCGCTCAACGCCGCGCCGCACGCCATCGATGACCTCACCGGCTTTATCATCGACCCGTACCATTCGGATCAGCCGCAGGTGAGTTTCCCTCAGACGATCCTACTTACCTTTGACTTCCTGTCTTCAATACTTTATTTATTGACTTGGACACGGTGTTGTTTGTTGGGACTTTTGTACAAGAAATTAATATTTTAGctgtaaataaaataaaggaAAATGTTCTTAACTAAACTAGGTAAAGCACTTTAAGCTACTGGAAAAGAGCTATATAAATGggattgattattattatgaattattatcattattattacagGGCCAGGGTCATAGGTCCAGCTCCTTCACCTCCTCAGCCACTGACCAGCTGGATGATGCAGGGGTCAGCACTGCCAGCGAGGGAGAGTGGACCTATCCTCAAGACCAGGTACCACTGCTATTTAACTATATAGATTATTCTCTTCTCTTATCCTCTCTTTTCTTCTAATCTTTTCTCTCATCTCATCTTATATAATGTTATGTTATCCTGTTCTAGGCTGATCAGGACCAGCTGTGTAGTCAGGACTTCAGCCCCAGGCGTTCCTCCAGGGGGGACCAGACCAGGATAGACTTCACCAGCATCAGCACCTACGACGGCTTCTCAGACCGAGCTCCCCCTACTGCTGCAGCagactcccagggcttctactcaTCCTCCATGCACTTTGACTCCATGCAGGGCCAGAGTTACAGGAGCTACATGTACAACTATGCAGCAGTGGGCTCTGGCGCTGACTGTGACCAGGGTAATACTGTGGGCGCTACGCCTGGTGAGGGAGAGGGCATGGCTGGATACCCTCCTCAGTCCTCTGACTACAGGGGAGCCACCCTGACGCTAGGGAGGCCGTGTCGTCCGCTGAAGAAACCAAAGGTCAAGCCACCCCCACCAAAACGGAGTTCGTCGCTGAAGGAGACGTGTAGCGCAGGTGCTCCAGAGAATGTCCCCCCTGAGCAGGGTGACGAGCAGGGCGACCAGGACCAACCAAAGATTCATAGTAGTGGGCAGACCCAGACCCTGAACCTGCCCATGTCttccagagacagagagatgaggctGCAGCTGGACATGGCCAGCCCAGGGGAGGTGGAGAATCCTGGGTTGGAGGCTGAGGCGGTGGGTGTTGGTGGTGGAGGTGCCTGGGGGATAGGGAGCCCCAGGAGCCCCAGGACTGTGGAGATGACGGAGCCCACCTCGTTCGGGTCCACGGACACTCACTCCTTCAAGGACGAGGGCGCCGTTCAGTCTGACTATGCAGACCTCTGGTTCCTCAACGACTTGAAATCCCAAAATAACCTGGACCCCAACGGCTCCTTGTCCAACTCCAGCACTGCTACGGGTACTACTGTTATCGAATGCATCAAGTCGCCGGTGGACAGCTCCTCCTCTCCCGGGGGAGAGACCCAGGCGTTGATGCATTCCTCCGGCTCTGGTTCCAGCTCCTCCAggcccacctctcctcctcttccccccggGGATGGAGACTTCAAGCTGGGCTCTCCTGAGAAGCTGGCTGGCCTCGCCTCGCCCTCCAGCGGATACTCCAGCCAATCCGAGACGCCCACGTCTTCATTCCCATTAGCGTTCTTCCCCGGCCCGCTCTCTCCGACCAGCGGGAAACGGAAACCCAAAGTCCCTGAGAGGAAGTCTTCTCTATCCTCGCTGCAGCACCAGGCCCAGTTCTCTAGCTCGGCCTCTggatcctcctcttcctgttcctcttcctcttcctcatcatcCAGGAAGGACTATGACTTCCCGGCTCCACCCACCGAGCTGGACTTAAGTTCTCTTCACAGCGCCCACAGCAGCCGGCCGTTACCCACTCTGGCCCACCGGACCCACATGCACACGCTGCACCAGAAGAAGCagagggcagcagcagcagcagaggccCGGGCAACCGCGGGTAACACTGCAGCCGCTAACGCTAATGCTAGTGCTAAAGCTAGTGCTAACGCTAGTgctaatgctaatgctaacgCTAGTGCTAACACTAGTGCAACCCCCTCTGGGTTTATCTATGGATCCACTCTGACTCCAGAGGCCCCACTTGCTGCCAACCCCATGGCCCTGGCCATCACCCCCACGGTGCTGCGCTCCGTTCAGCTACGTTCCACCGGCCACAGGGCCACCGATGGTTCTCAGCCCCAGGCCCAGGGCCAGGCTCAGGGGGCTCAGGGCCAGgagcctccaccaccaccacaagcaTGGGCCCACGAGGCTTCAGGGGCCCCTGCCACCAGACCCAAGATGCCCAGTGTAACCATTGTGACCCCCCACTCTGACACCAACACCAGGCCCCTGCCACCCAGGAGACCCATTGCCCAGAAACCCCCGCCACCACCGACCCAGGACCCCCACCACCCTTCTCAGGAGCATCACCACCACTCTGTACCCCAACCCCAGCACCACCCCACCCCCATGCAGCACCCGGATGGCCCCCCGCCCTACGAGAGCCTGGCCAGGCACCGGCAGGACCGCTACAGCCCCGGAACCTTCTGGGCAATGACGGCATTCCGGACGCGGCCTGCGGAACCTTTGGAACCCGAGGAACCCACGCACCGAGCACCACCGCCAACTCCGGAACCCGTGATTCCTACTACACACCCGGAGTGCCACGTGCTAGGGGAGCGGACAGAGGATGAagaagacgaggaggaggaagagcacgATAGAGAGATATCAAGGGTTATGAGTCACAGTCAAGGCCTCATTAGAGAATATCGAGAATATCATCAAAGAGATCATCCAAGGGAACCACCGACGTACGAGACACTAGAGGAGTCCCACTCATATCAGTCCCAGTCGCATTATCACAGCCAGTCACAGACACACTCCTGTCACAGTCAAATGGTCCAGAGGTGGGACTTGGGCCCAAGCAGCAGTCCTGACAAAGTGCCCGGTGTAACTGTGGAAGCATCACACCCTTACTCAATCAGCCATGTGATAGATCTAAGAGGTAGGGGTGGAGAGGACCGCTATGAGATGACATCATCAGGGGTTCCTACCAGAAGTGCCTCACAGGATAACAGCAGAGATGACTCCACCACACCGGACACAGAGGACTACTTCAGCAAAGGTCAGTCTGGATTGATAGATTTTACTTATACTTTTCTTAAATATTATGCATTATGCggaaatcgctccaccatttcctggttgcaaaaattctaacggtttgcctaatttcagtttatgtgtcaaaacaagcaaatatagtgtagtgaatcattgtaccatctaaagcgctgtgaaatatcttttccataaccaaaaatattgtattttcagctgtttgaagctggtgtacaaaaccaaaagtaaaatacacaaaaacgggaagcatagaaatagagcacatcGAACAGATCTTagacttcttagacttgctttcaacgagaatgacagatctatataaactcatttctatgtgaattttgttgggtcacccaaaaagtgacatattgcagctttaatactTTACTTAATACTTTACTTTACTTTGAGACTTTTTAACAATCAATTGTTTTTGAATTGATGTATTAATTTAAGAGACTTCAAGAGACTTTAAGACTTTAAGAGACCCTCTCTAGAGTTTTTAATGATCTATAAGGAATGTGATCAGATCACTTCTGTTGTGGTCCTCTCATCTCTAGAGGGTTGATCTATAAGGAATGTGATCAGATTACTTCTGTTGTGGTCCTCTCATCTCTAGAGGGTTTAATGACCTATAAGGAATGTGATCAGATCACTTCTGTTGTGGTCCTCTCATCTCTAGAGGGTTTAATGATCTATAAGGAATGTGATCAGATCACTTCTGTTGTGGTCCTCTCATCTCTAGAGGGTTTAATGATCTATAAGGAATGTGATCAGATCAAGGGCATGATATTCCCTATAacatcctgttcctgttcctccaGAGTCTACTAGTCCCAGTGataactccctctctcctctgactgACGAAACAACCAAACCTGATGATGATGTCGTCTTCATGTCACCCAGCAAATCTCGTACTACTGAAGACCTGTTCGCCATGATCCACAGGTCACTTTCAATTCACTTCAAGTAACTGTATTACTTTGACTCACTAGGTTATAGCTGTACTTGTCATAACCAATAATATCATTACCTTTATCTGTCACTATATTCAATTCAGTTCCTTTATTGTTTTCCAAGGTTGCAGAAAATTACAAACAAACTGAGAACACACATTGAACCCATCAGACATATGAAGCACAGCAGAAACCCATCAGACATATGAACCACAGCAGAAACCCATTAGACATCAGAACCACAGCAGAAACCCATCAGACATCAGAACCACACAGAAACCCATCAGACATATGAACCACAGCAGAAACCCATCAGACATCAGAACCACAGCAGAAACCCATCAGACATATGAACCACAGCAGAAACCCATCAGACATATGAACCACAGCAGAAACCCATCAGACATCAGAACCACAGCAGAAACCCATCAGACATCAGAACCACAGCAGAAACCCATCAGACATATGAACCACACAGAAACCCATCAGACATATGAACCACAGCAGAAACCCATCAGACATCAGAACCACAGCAGAAACCCATCAGACATCAGAACCACACAGAAACCCATCAGACATATGAACCACACAGAAACCCATCAGACATATGAACCACAGCAGAAAGGGCTATGAAATGTCCTGTTTACCTGAACCGTGTAACACTCTCCTATTCTAGGTCTAAGAGAAAAGTCCTGGGCCGTAAGGactctggagagctgagtgggaAGAGCCGTCTGTGTCCTCCTCCGGCTGCCGTTGTTCCCCCTGCAGCTATCCTCCCAGCCATCCCCCCTCCGCCCCCTCTCATCATCCCCCCCGCCCCGGCCCTCTCCACCCTGACCGCGGCCGGAACCCAGCGCACCCCAGGACCCATCTACCGCAGCGCCAAGAAGTCCAGCACCTCCAACGAGGAGTTCAAGCTGCTGCTCCTGAAGAAGGGCAGCCGGACTGATTCTAGCTACCGCATGTCTGCTACAGAGATCCTCAAGAGCCCCATCGCCCCCAAGTCCCCTGGGCACCCCTTGGCTGCGGAGGGCCAGGTCAGGTACCCCACCGAggatcccccctctcccctccaggaGCCATCATTGCAGGCGGCCGGGGAGCAACTCTTCCCCCCCAGCCTCTTCCCCAGGCCCAGTTCAGACAGCTTCAGCCCCAAAACACCCCCCACGTCGGCTTCGTCCAGACAGGGGCGCTCCCGGATCCCCCCTGCAGCCAATAGTAGTCGCTACAGCACCCGTAGCCGACTCTATACGGCACCCATGCAGGTCATATCAGAGGGGGAGACTGAGAACTCAGATGGGAGTCCTCATGATGATCGCTCCTCGTAAAACAAAAGGCATGCTCAGTGCAGAAACAtgtaccctattccttatttggtgtactacttttgaccagggcccatataaggaatagggtaccatttgggatgtagacataTTTATATGGATTTGGTTCAGTGCTGTTACTGTTCTTATCTACTGAGTACTGACGGATACACAACTAAACAAAGAGTGGCTAATCAGAGAGAAGAATCTACTCTGGACCTGGGGATTTGATATCTATGTGCAGAACTGAAGAACACAACTTTGTGTTTTGTTCAGAGtgtaaagaaagaaaaaaatgtctTGTTTTGAACTTTGAACTCCCTTTTTAAATAACCCAAGATCCTGTATTGAGTGAAACGTGGACAAGAGGAGAGAAATGGAGCGGTAagataacctgtgtgtgtgttggagcaaATGGAACATCCATCGTCATTTTTTATCTTCTTGGATGTTGGATGACTTGTATGTCGTGTCCTAACGTGACCCTAAAATAACTGCTTTCCAAAAGAATTGCATTTCTCTCTACACTTACCCAGAGGACAGGTCATTATTTCAACCATAAACAAAATATTCCCAGTCGACAAAAATGAATAAGCTATATGTTTTGTATTGCTACCGCCCCCCAACACAAAACAATGTACTGTGATCACTATTGACAACCATGTGTCAAAGTATTGTTTTACCAAGAGTGAGTTAACAACACACATAGGTCTACATGCCATCCTCACATAGATAAACTACATGTAAAGTAATAGGAATGACCTTTGCCCCTAGAAGCGCTCTCAGTGCAGGGATTCCTGTCAGTGACACATAAGGGAAATATTTGGTCTTGTTGAAGTGATTTGGTGCAGATGTCAAGGTGTCAGAAGAGATGATGGGACAATCGTGCTGTGGCCTTTCTGTGCTGGAGGGCCAAGCATGCCGGGGATTCACTGACTACTCTAGAGGAGATATTTTGGActataaaaacaaacaaagaGTGAAAAGCTATCGAGGGTCTTTACTActgtttggctagctagctgggagGTTGAAATGGATCGGCTTTTCAAAGCCTAACTTCTCCTTTGCACTTCGTCATTATGAATTCTTCAAGAATATTCCTTGAGAAAAATAAAACTAATCTTATAATGGAAAATTCCTATTGTGTATATTTGTATTGAATATAAAGAACATAGCTATATGAAGAgacatacaaaacattttttaatgaCACAAACCCATCATGTGTAGCAGAGTGGATTGGTGAcgtagaaatagaataactacaTTCTAGAATGACTAGATTCTGTTtctatgggggtgggggggggtgcaaTCTTTCCGTAGTTCCGTAACATCAGTAGCCAGGGGCACGTCACAAAGCCCAACACATGAATCATACAACCTTATTAAGAGAAACaacaaatcatctgtccttgTGAAAATATCGGTTCAATCTTTTAAAAAAAAGATTTCACTCAAATATTACGCTTCTGTCTAGTGTTTCAGGTTTTAAACTAATTTAACATAACAAATTGGTTATATATTTTAAGTAATGACATTCTGGTGAACAGACCAATCTTGAAGAGTTGTGTTTCtacattgaaaaacaaactggaGATCAATGAAGTCACTCAATGTGTTCTATGAATACCTCTGCAATCATATTACTGTTCGTTTGTACAGATCTAACATAGAGATACATAGATAAAATGACAACTGTTACTCAGCGGAATTTGAATTGCAGAACTAACTGAACTGACACTGTGTACGAGGTTACAGGAGGAACAAGCTGTGAACTAATTAGAATTTGACATGATCTATCATGAATTAATATCCGTTGCTGCAGAGCACTGTGGTGTTCGTTGTTTTATTAGTATTTTCATCTATCGCATGcaataaacaaaaaaacaccaTATCATTTTCAAGAGGGGAAATATCTGTTAGAGATACTACCACGAGAAAAGATATCGAATTTTCAGTTTCATTTTTGAATATGTAAAGTTGGGTGTAATTCAATATATGTACAAAATGTTTGACAATTCTGTTTTGTATAGTTGTGTTCATGGACAGGGGGTATCTTGTACTGTAAAATGAACAAAAAATTACTGGACAATCAAACAGAGAATTTTGGAAAATGAAAGAAAGCTATAAGAGTACGTAGGTTCCAGGTAAGGGATGAGTACGTTCTGGAGTTAGTTATTACGTAGGTTCCAGGTAAGGGATGAGTACGTTCTGGAGTTAGTTATTACGTAGGTTCCAGGTAAGGGATGAGTACGTTCTGGAGTTAGTTATTACGTAGGTTCCAGGTAAGGGATGAGTACGTTCTGGAGTTAGTTATTACGTAGGTTCCAGGTAAGGGATGAGTACGTTCTGGAGTTAGTTATTACGTAGGTTCCAGGTAAGGGATGAGTACGTTCTGGAGTTAGTTATTACGTAGGTTCCAGGTAAGGGATGAGTACGTTCTGGAGTTAGTTATTACGTAGGTTCCAGGTAAGGGATGAGTACGTTCTGGAGTTAGTTATTACGTAGGTTCCAGGTAAGGGATGAGTACGTTCTGGAGTTAGTTATTACGTAGGTTCCAGGTAAGGGATGAGTACGTTCTGGAGTTAGTTATTACGTAGGTTCCAGGTAAGGGATGAGTACGTTCTGGAGTTAGTTATTACGTAGGTTCCAGGTAAGGGATGAGTACGTTCTGGAGTTAGTTATTATGTAGGTTCCAGGTAAGGGATGAGTACGTTCTGGAGTTAGTTATTACGTAGGTTCCAGGTAAGGGATGAGTACGTTCTGGAGTTAGTTATTAGTAAAAAGATCCAGGGTGAAATCCTTGTGAGAGTCAGATGAATTGAGCTTGAGATGGGACGGGAGGTAGGATGGgtatgtgcatgcgtgtgcacttgtgtgtgtatgtgtgcgtgcgcatctgcgtgtgtgtgtatgtgttacgtGGACAGTGAGTAGAGCAGGCAGAGGTAGGGTCGTCGTTAGGTAGAGCAACGCACTACAATTCCTCCCTGTACTCTTAGaacaaaaggtgctatctagaacctgaaagggttcttcggctgtcccaataggagaaccctttgaagaaccctttttggttccaagtagaacccttttgcgttccatgtagaaccctttctacagagggttctacatggaacttaaaagggttctacctggaaccaaaaagggttctcctatggggagagccgaagaacccttttggaacctttttttgtaagagtgtGTGGTATAATTGTGTTAACATTCTATTTCATGTTATCGTTTTACAAACTGTTGGACTATAAAACTACAGCCATTCATTTGCCTGGTGTTGAAATGCCATACTATATACATATATCTAGGTGTTTGGTGAACCTTTCTGTGGTCAAAATGACACAAAATGGCTGGTTAGACACTGGGGAACATTGGGGAACATTGGGGAACATTGGGGAACCAAGAGACAGGTACCTCTCTATGCATTGTGTCTCTCTTTTAAATGTAGATTATGGTGCGACAACTTGACAGGATGTACAGGTTGGATGTACAATTATTCATTAATGACAATAATTATACAGCATTGTATAGAAACTATTTTTAATCACAGGATATTTTATCCAGAGAGTTATTTTATTATCATATTGAATAACCTAGAAGAGGAATGATGGTGAAACTTAAAGACATTTCATATCAGAGTCTATAATAATATcattgaattgaactgaactggCTGATGCTAAACGTGACGGTGCATTCttagaatgcatcccaaatggcaccctattccctacctagtgcactaccccatagggctctggtcaaaagtagtgcactacatagggaataaaaGGGGGCTATTTCTGACTCAGTCTGAGAATATAAATGTTAAACTACATGGTGTCAAAATCCACCTTGAGTAGATATTTGGGATCCTCTGAAGTCATTTTTAATTGTTCATATGGATTAGTAACAGTAGTTTGACATAATCTGTATGCagccaaaaaaatatatagattatATTTTCATGATTTGTGTTCCCATTGCAAGTGTCTTTCGATTTTCGGTGAAGTAGCAATGTAGCCATTTCCCCCCCAGGCCAGGCCCCACAAACTAAAGACATTGGTTCATCTGAGTCCAGGCCCCACAAACTAAAGACATTGGTTCATCTGAGTCCAGGCCCCACAAACTAAAGACATTGGTTCATCTGAGTCCAGGCCCCACAAACTAAAGACATTGGTTCATCTGAGTCCAGGCCCCACAAACTAAAGACATTGGTTCATCTGAGTCCAGGCCCCACAAACTAAAGACATTGGTTCATCTGAGTCCAGGCCCCACAAACTAAAGACATTGGTTCATCTGAGTCCAGGCCCCACAAACTAAAGACATTGGTTCATCTGAGTCCAGGCCCCACAGACAAACGTTTTCAAAGAAGAAACTATTGCCTGCCCTTCCGTGAGACATATCCAATGTGTGTAACAGGGTTGGGATCGATTCCATTTCAATACCAGTCAATTcaaaaagtaaaccaaattctCAATTCCAATTCCAAATTTCTCCTCTTTGAAAATCATTGAAGACAAtcggaattggaatttcagtttacttcctgaattgactggaattgaaatggattaGAGCCCAACCCTGAAGTGTAATACCCCAACACAGAAGTGTAATACCCCAACACAGAAGTGTAATAGCCCAACACAGAAGTGTAATAGCCCAACACAGAAGTGTAATACCCCAACACAGAAGTGTAATAGCCCAACACAGAAGTGTAATACCCCAACACAGAAGTGTAATAGCCCAGCACAGAAGT contains:
- the LOC115188726 gene encoding Nance-Horan syndrome protein isoform X3, with protein sequence MRETDIQTIQRKERPGREVHCHTIQRKYDRTRSPSPTECCLFTPWTRKAATTTDPDAEPAVGHRSTGAVPNPPSTLDKQTNWSKALPLPTPQERMKSDPAVVSSCIIPINVTGVGFDREASVRCSLVHSQSVLQRRRKLRRRKTITGIPRQVQQDMDSDESPVARERTVMVHTNPHLSLCQEELSLRGGHTKDSGCQTDDCLIGGGGAPSRRRIRAQRGGQGGIPTSLSHSTGNISSLPDHPDTSMYTASGSRLRSRSLPREGGRIRDEDQDDSDEDEDDDDDDDDEDEELSPYETEDFLPGTGPRMLKDEEESTDDQAMPELQLGSLKRIQQGDGGSPEHMWMERGRSRLPRQVDMGSCEISSSSDTFSSPIHSVSTTGVLRGQIDHKEDHQSSSGNWSGSSSTCPSQTSETLPPAASPPLTGSSHCDSELSLNAAPHAIDDLTGFIIDPYHSDQPQGQGHRSSSFTSSATDQLDDAGVSTASEGEWTYPQDQADQDQLCSQDFSPRRSSRGDQTRIDFTSISTYDGFSDRAPPTAAADSQGFYSSSMHFDSMQGQSYRSYMYNYAAVGSGADCDQGNTVGATPGEGEGMAGYPPQSSDYRGATLTLGRPCRPLKKPKVKPPPPKRSSSLKETCSAGAPENVPPEQGDEQGDQDQPKIHSSGQTQTLNLPMSSRDREMRLQLDMASPGEVENPGLEAEAVGVGGGGAWGIGSPRSPRTVEMTEPTSFGSTDTHSFKDEGAVQSDYADLWFLNDLKSQNNLDPNGSLSNSSTATGTTVIECIKSPVDSSSSPGGETQALMHSSGSGSSSSRPTSPPLPPGDGDFKLGSPEKLAGLASPSSGYSSQSETPTSSFPLAFFPGPLSPTSGKRKPKVPERKSSLSSLQHQAQFSSSASGSSSSCSSSSSSSSRKDYDFPAPPTELDLSSLHSAHSSRPLPTLAHRTHMHTLHQKKQRAAAAAEARATAGNTAAANANASAKASANASANANANASANTSATPSGFIYGSTLTPEAPLAANPMALAITPTVLRSVQLRSTGHRATDGSQPQAQGQAQGAQGQEPPPPPQAWAHEASGAPATRPKMPSVTIVTPHSDTNTRPLPPRRPIAQKPPPPPTQDPHHPSQEHHHHSVPQPQHHPTPMQHPDGPPPYESLARHRQDRYSPGTFWAMTAFRTRPAEPLEPEEPTHRAPPPTPEPVIPTTHPECHVLGERTEDEEDEEEEEHDREISRVMSHSQGLIREYREYHQRDHPREPPTYETLEESHSYQSQSHYHSQSQTHSCHSQMVQRWDLGPSSSPDKVPGVTVEASHPYSISHVIDLRGRGGEDRYEMTSSGVPTRSASQDNSRDDSTTPDTEDYFSKESTSPSDNSLSPLTDETTKPDDDVVFMSPSKSRTTEDLFAMIHRSKRKVLGRKDSGELSGKSRLCPPPAAVVPPAAILPAIPPPPPLIIPPAPALSTLTAAGTQRTPGPIYRSAKKSSTSNEEFKLLLLKKGSRTDSSYRMSATEILKSPIAPKSPGHPLAAEGQVRYPTEDPPSPLQEPSLQAAGEQLFPPSLFPRPSSDSFSPKTPPTSASSRQGRSRIPPAANSSRYSTRSRLYTAPMQVISEGETENSDGSPHDDRSS
- the LOC115188726 gene encoding Nance-Horan syndrome protein isoform X6 encodes the protein MRETDIQTIQRKERPGREVHCHTIQRKAATTTDPDAEPAVGHRSTGAVPNPPSTLDKQTNWSKALPLPTPQERMKSDPAVVSSCIIPINVTGVGFDREASVRCSLVHSQSVLQRRRKLRRRKTITGIPRQVQQDMDSDESPVARERTVMVHTNPHLSLCQEELSLRGGHTKDSGCQTDDCLIGGGGAPSRRRIRAQRGGQGGIPTSLSHSTGNISSLPDHPDTSMYTASGSRLRSRSLPREGGRIRDEDQDDSDEDEDDDDDDDDEDEELSPYETEDFLPGTGPRMLKDEEESTDDQAMPELQLGSLKRIQQGDGGSPEHMWMERGRSRLPRQVDMGSCEISSSSDTFSSPIHSVSTTGVLRGQIDHKEDHQSSSGNWSGSSSTCPSQTSETLPPAASPPLTGSSHCDSELSLNAAPHAIDDLTGFIIDPYHSDQPQGQGHRSSSFTSSATDQLDDAGVSTASEGEWTYPQDQADQDQLCSQDFSPRRSSRGDQTRIDFTSISTYDGFSDRAPPTAAADSQGFYSSSMHFDSMQGQSYRSYMYNYAAVGSGADCDQGNTVGATPGEGEGMAGYPPQSSDYRGATLTLGRPCRPLKKPKVKPPPPKRSSSLKETCSAGAPENVPPEQGDEQGDQDQPKIHSSGQTQTLNLPMSSRDREMRLQLDMASPGEVENPGLEAEAVGVGGGGAWGIGSPRSPRTVEMTEPTSFGSTDTHSFKDEGAVQSDYADLWFLNDLKSQNNLDPNGSLSNSSTATGTTVIECIKSPVDSSSSPGGETQALMHSSGSGSSSSRPTSPPLPPGDGDFKLGSPEKLAGLASPSSGYSSQSETPTSSFPLAFFPGPLSPTSGKRKPKVPERKSSLSSLQHQAQFSSSASGSSSSCSSSSSSSSRKDYDFPAPPTELDLSSLHSAHSSRPLPTLAHRTHMHTLHQKKQRAAAAAEARATAGNTAAANANASAKASANASANANANASANTSATPSGFIYGSTLTPEAPLAANPMALAITPTVLRSVQLRSTGHRATDGSQPQAQGQAQGAQGQEPPPPPQAWAHEASGAPATRPKMPSVTIVTPHSDTNTRPLPPRRPIAQKPPPPPTQDPHHPSQEHHHHSVPQPQHHPTPMQHPDGPPPYESLARHRQDRYSPGTFWAMTAFRTRPAEPLEPEEPTHRAPPPTPEPVIPTTHPECHVLGERTEDEEDEEEEEHDREISRVMSHSQGLIREYREYHQRDHPREPPTYETLEESHSYQSQSHYHSQSQTHSCHSQMVQRWDLGPSSSPDKVPGVTVEASHPYSISHVIDLRGRGGEDRYEMTSSGVPTRSASQDNSRDDSTTPDTEDYFSKESTSPSDNSLSPLTDETTKPDDDVVFMSPSKSRTTEDLFAMIHRSKRKVLGRKDSGELSGKSRLCPPPAAVVPPAAILPAIPPPPPLIIPPAPALSTLTAAGTQRTPGPIYRSAKKSSTSNEEFKLLLLKKGSRTDSSYRMSATEILKSPIAPKSPGHPLAAEGQVRYPTEDPPSPLQEPSLQAAGEQLFPPSLFPRPSSDSFSPKTPPTSASSRQGRSRIPPAANSSRYSTRSRLYTAPMQVISEGETENSDGSPHDDRSS
- the LOC115188726 gene encoding Nance-Horan syndrome protein isoform X1 translates to MIVLHIRMFSVMTHHATYLPLTLQERPGREVHCHTIQRKYDRTRSPSPTECCLFTPWTRKAATTTDPDAEPAVGHRSTGAVPNPPSTLDKQTNWSKALPLPTPQERMKSDPAVVSSCIIPINVTGVGFDREASVRCSLVHSQSVLQRRRKLRRRKTITGIPRQVQQDMDSDESPVARERTVMVHTNPHLSLCQEELSLRGGHTKDSGCQTDDCLIGGGGAPSRRRIRAQRGGQGGIPTSLSHSTGNISSLPDHPDTSMYTASGSRLRSRSLPREGGRIRDEDQDDSDEDEDDDDDDDDEDEELSPYETEDFLPGTGPRMLKDEEESTDDQAMPELQLGSLKRIQQGDGGSPEHMWMERGRSRLPRQVDMGSCEISSSSDTFSSPIHSVSTTGVLRGQIDHKEDHQSSSGNWSGSSSTCPSQTSETLPPAASPPLTGSSHCDSELSLNAAPHAIDDLTGFIIDPYHSDQPQGQGHRSSSFTSSATDQLDDAGVSTASEGEWTYPQDQADQDQLCSQDFSPRRSSRGDQTRIDFTSISTYDGFSDRAPPTAAADSQGFYSSSMHFDSMQGQSYRSYMYNYAAVGSGADCDQGNTVGATPGEGEGMAGYPPQSSDYRGATLTLGRPCRPLKKPKVKPPPPKRSSSLKETCSAGAPENVPPEQGDEQGDQDQPKIHSSGQTQTLNLPMSSRDREMRLQLDMASPGEVENPGLEAEAVGVGGGGAWGIGSPRSPRTVEMTEPTSFGSTDTHSFKDEGAVQSDYADLWFLNDLKSQNNLDPNGSLSNSSTATGTTVIECIKSPVDSSSSPGGETQALMHSSGSGSSSSRPTSPPLPPGDGDFKLGSPEKLAGLASPSSGYSSQSETPTSSFPLAFFPGPLSPTSGKRKPKVPERKSSLSSLQHQAQFSSSASGSSSSCSSSSSSSSRKDYDFPAPPTELDLSSLHSAHSSRPLPTLAHRTHMHTLHQKKQRAAAAAEARATAGNTAAANANASAKASANASANANANASANTSATPSGFIYGSTLTPEAPLAANPMALAITPTVLRSVQLRSTGHRATDGSQPQAQGQAQGAQGQEPPPPPQAWAHEASGAPATRPKMPSVTIVTPHSDTNTRPLPPRRPIAQKPPPPPTQDPHHPSQEHHHHSVPQPQHHPTPMQHPDGPPPYESLARHRQDRYSPGTFWAMTAFRTRPAEPLEPEEPTHRAPPPTPEPVIPTTHPECHVLGERTEDEEDEEEEEHDREISRVMSHSQGLIREYREYHQRDHPREPPTYETLEESHSYQSQSHYHSQSQTHSCHSQMVQRWDLGPSSSPDKVPGVTVEASHPYSISHVIDLRGRGGEDRYEMTSSGVPTRSASQDNSRDDSTTPDTEDYFSKESTSPSDNSLSPLTDETTKPDDDVVFMSPSKSRTTEDLFAMIHRSKRKVLGRKDSGELSGKSRLCPPPAAVVPPAAILPAIPPPPPLIIPPAPALSTLTAAGTQRTPGPIYRSAKKSSTSNEEFKLLLLKKGSRTDSSYRMSATEILKSPIAPKSPGHPLAAEGQVRYPTEDPPSPLQEPSLQAAGEQLFPPSLFPRPSSDSFSPKTPPTSASSRQGRSRIPPAANSSRYSTRSRLYTAPMQVISEGETENSDGSPHDDRSS